A window of the Salvelinus fontinalis isolate EN_2023a chromosome 26, ASM2944872v1, whole genome shotgun sequence genome harbors these coding sequences:
- the LOC129824557 gene encoding class E basic helix-loop-helix protein 23-like: MNAGEENLLKSISNDTLLDLTQRYGQSAFGFGPGHITGSPGGRYPLTPAADFLSGQTGKSNESGGEQTSDDDDDRFDPLDPRKRGSAFDDDKHGGPLSKKPKEQRSLRLSINARERRRMHDLNDALDGLRSVIPYAHSPSVRKLSKIATLLLAKNYILMQAQALEEMRRLVAYLNQGQSITSPIPTPIAPFGQAAVYPFTGSALATCAEKYSGTPASLFKHHNDKP, encoded by the coding sequence ATGAATGCCGGGGAAGAGAATCTGCTGAAGTCCATCAGCAACGACACTTTACTGGACCTGACGCAGCGATACGGCCAGTCCGCCTTCGGCTTTGGACCTGGGCACATTACTGGAAGTCCTGGAGGGCGGTATCCTCTCACACCGGCCGCCGACTTCCTCTCCGGTCAGACGGGCAAGTCCAACGAAAGTGGCGGGGAGCAGACCAGTGATGACGATGACGACCGTTTCGACCCTCTGGACCCCCGGAAGAGGGGTTCCGCATTCGACGACGACAAACACGGGGGTCCTCTTTCCAAGAAGCCCAAAGAGCAGCGGTCTCTGCGCCTGAGCATCAATGCGCGCGAGAGGAGACGGATGCACGACCTGAACGACGCACTGGACGGCCTCCGCTCTGTGATCCCGTATGCGCACAGCCCGTCGGTGAGGAAACTCTCCAAAATAGCCACTCTCCTCCTGGCAAAGAACTACATCCTCATGCAGGCTCAGGCTCTGGAGGAGATGAGGCGGCTGGTGGCTTATCTGAACCAGGGACAGAGCATCACCTCGCCCATCCCTACCCCTATTGCACCCTTTGGACAGGCTGCCGTATACCCCTTCACGGGCTCGGCACTCGCCACCTGCGCGGAGAAATACTCGGGGACACCTGCAAGTCTCTTTAAGCACCATAACGACAAGCCTTGA